ACGAATATTGGCGGAAGAGATCACTTTAAAAAATGGCAAAATTTGTGAACGCGACTACATCCCGATCGTGGATCAAAATAAGCAGTTGATAAACCATCTTTGGATCTATCGCGATGTTACTGACCAACGGAAGCTGGAAACTCAGCTGCGCCAATCGCAAAAAATGGAATCCATTGGCCAGCTCGCCGGGGGCATTGCCCATGATTTTAACAACTTGCTGACTGTGATTATCGCTCAGACCGAAACAATCAAAACAGCAAATTCTGTGAACCCACAAGAAATGGAGCGGATCAAGACCATTTCGACCTGCGCTGAACGGGCGGCAAGCTTAACCAAACAACTACTAGCCTTCAGTCGTCAGGAAATAATCCACGTTTCGATTCTCGATTTCAACGCAACCATTGCTAATACAGTGAAGATCTTGAGCCAGCTCATTGGCGAAAACATACAAATCAAATTTCGTCCGACGAACAATGGCCTTCCTGTCAAGGCAGATAGAAGTCAAATCGAACAAATCTTAATGAATCTGGCTGTCAACGCCCGCGATGCCATGCCCAATGGAGGTGAGCTGACCATCGAAACCGGCCTTATTGAACTTCCTGAAAAGGGCCGCATGGCCATGCTTGCCGTCAGCGATACAGGCGTAGGCATGGACCAAAAAACCGTTGAGAAAATTTTTGAACCATTCTTTACCACCAAGGCAGTCGGCAAAGGTACTGGTATGGGCCTGGCAACTGTGCACGGCATTGTTCAGCAACATGGCGGCTCAATTTCTGCTCAAAGCGAACCGGGTAGCGGAACAACTTTTAAGCTTTATTTCCCGTGTATAGAAAATCAGGTGCCTGCCGAACCAGAATCCATTGTACCTTCCATCACTAGCGCGCCCGCAGAAGGGACCGGAACAATTTTAGTCGTAGAAGATGAAGATATGGTCCGTCAGATCGTGGTCGATATCCTACAAAGTAACGGATACAAAGTTCTGCAAGCCCCAGATGGCATCGAGGCACTAAAGATTTACGCAACCTATAGCGGCCCCATTGATTTGGTTTTGACTGACGTGATTATGCCTAACATGGGCGGAGCCGACCTTGTGGCCAAACTCAAGGCTCAGCACAAAGTCCCCCACACCATGTTTATGTCAGGCTACACCGCAAATACCATCGCTGAGCAAGGCATTTTGCCGCGAGATGTCAACTTTATCCACAAGCCTTTTGTTAAAAATGATCTACTGCGCGCCGTTCAAGAAGCGATAAAAACTTCAAAAACCTAGCGATATCCTTGGGGCTCAAATCCCGGAATCACTTTCCTTGGAATCTCTGCCTTCAATAGTCTCTCAATGTCACGCAGCAGCTTGTGCTCGTCCATGCAGACCAGCGACACAGCCGCGCCTTCACTGCCGGCACGGCCAGTGCGGCCTATGCGATGGACATAATCCTCAGGGACATTTGGCAGTTCATAATTCACAACGTGGGGCAGAAGGTCGATATCGAGACCGCGAGCGGCAATATCGGTCGCGACCAAAACGCGGATACTGCCGGCTTTGAACTCCGCCAGAGCACGGGTCCGCGCGCCTTGGCTTTTATTGCCGTGAATAGCAGATGC
This sequence is a window from Myxococcota bacterium. Protein-coding genes within it:
- a CDS encoding ATP-binding protein, whose amino-acid sequence is MIEDSSRDLFTANVDLQKQVSLFGSLLDALQIGVLGELPDGTICFANAYFCRLFDINGSPQELLGFPHAQISGLEQAIPQARILAEEITLKNGKICERDYIPIVDQNKQLINHLWIYRDVTDQRKLETQLRQSQKMESIGQLAGGIAHDFNNLLTVIIAQTETIKTANSVNPQEMERIKTISTCAERAASLTKQLLAFSRQEIIHVSILDFNATIANTVKILSQLIGENIQIKFRPTNNGLPVKADRSQIEQILMNLAVNARDAMPNGGELTIETGLIELPEKGRMAMLAVSDTGVGMDQKTVEKIFEPFFTTKAVGKGTGMGLATVHGIVQQHGGSISAQSEPGSGTTFKLYFPCIENQVPAEPESIVPSITSAPAEGTGTILVVEDEDMVRQIVVDILQSNGYKVLQAPDGIEALKIYATYSGPIDLVLTDVIMPNMGGADLVAKLKAQHKVPHTMFMSGYTANTIAEQGILPRDVNFIHKPFVKNDLLRAVQEAIKTSKT